Within Candidatus Methylomirabilota bacterium, the genomic segment GGCGCAGCACGATGGGCGGCAGGAACACTTCGTAGCCGATGCCCCCCGTCTCCAGCACGATCCGGTCTTCGAGCCGGCGGCGGAGCAGACCCGTCAGCGACGCGATCACCGGAGGTGCCCGAGGCGGGACAGACCCGTGAGCGCCAGCGCCAGCGCGTCGGCCGCGTGCGAGGAGCGGGGCGGCTCGGCCAGGCCCAGCAGCCGTTGCACCGCGCGCTGGATCTGCTCCTTGGCGGCGGCGCCGTTGCCGGTGACGGCGCGTTTGACCTCGGCGGGCGCCAGCGACAGCACCGCGACCTCCCGCTGGCCGGCGGCCAGACAGACCACGCCGCGCGCGTGGGCCATGAGGAGCGCCGTGCGGGGGAAACGGTACTCGGTGTAGAGGTCCTCGAGGACGAGCGCGATCGGCGCATGCTTGTCGAGCAGCCGCCACACGCCGTCGTAGATGGCCCGGACGCGCTCCTCCAGCGCCAGGTCGGCCCGCGTCTCGATGACGCCGGAGTCCAGCACGGTGACGCCGGAGGAGGCCGACTCGATCACACCGTAACCGGTGCCGACGAGGCCCGGGTCGATGCCGAGCACGCGGGCGCCACCGGGACCGCCCGCCGGCCGCTCAGGCGGCCGAAATGGCCTCGATGACCTCGTCCGGAATGTCGTAGTTCGCGTAAACCGCTTGGACGTCGTCCAGCTCCTCAAGCGCCTCGACGAGACGCAGGACCGCGGGTGCGTCCTTGCCCTCGACCCGGACGGTCGACTGTGGCACGAACATCACCTCTGCCTGGAGCACCGGCACGCGGTTCTTCTCGAGCGCGGCGCGTACCGCGTCCATTTCACCAGGAGCGGTGGTGATCTCGAAAGCTTTTTCCACGCGCTTCATGTCGGTGGCGCCGGCGTCCAGCGCCTGGGCCAGGAGCTCGTCCTCGCCGATCTTCTCGGCGTCGACCTGGATCACCCCCTTCCGCTCGAACATCCAGGCCACGGCACCCGAGGAGCCCAGGTGGCCGCCAAACTTCTCGAAGGTGTGGCGGATCTCCGGCGCCGTGCGGTGGCGGTTGTCGGTGAGGACCCGGACCATCAGGGCCACGCCGCCCGGGCCGTATCCCTCGTAGGTGATCTCCTCGTAGGACTCGCCCGGCAGCTCCCCCGTGCCCTTCTGGATGGCCCGCTTGATGTTCTCCTGCGGCATGTTGGCTTCTTTG encodes:
- the ruvC gene encoding crossover junction endodeoxyribonuclease RuvC, with amino-acid sequence MLGIDPGLVGTGYGVIESASSGVTVLDSGVIETRADLALEERVRAIYDGVWRLLDKHAPIALVLEDLYTEYRFPRTALLMAHARGVVCLAAGQREVAVLSLAPAEVKRAVTGNGAAAKEQIQRAVQRLLGLAEPPRSSHAADALALALTGLSRLGHLR
- a CDS encoding YebC/PmpR family DNA-binding transcriptional regulator, with protein sequence MSGHSRWAQIKRKKAKTDVQRGKLFSKILREITVAARSGGGDPKANMHLKAAIEAAKEANMPQENIKRAIQKGTGELPGESYEEITYEGYGPGGVALMVRVLTDNRHRTAPEIRHTFEKFGGHLGSSGAVAWMFERKGVIQVDAEKIGEDELLAQALDAGATDMKRVEKAFEITTAPGEMDAVRAALEKNRVPVLQAEVMFVPQSTVRVEGKDAPAVLRLVEALEELDDVQAVYANYDIPDEVIEAISAA